One Lepus europaeus isolate LE1 chromosome X, mLepTim1.pri, whole genome shotgun sequence genomic window carries:
- the LOC133752586 gene encoding late histone H2B.L4-like: MEFVLRSTTGTPALLGERASRAISSDPAMAEPASHVASEENLSLEPKRMASPTPKEKQPRRRRRRRQGNDYSFAAYFPKVLKHVHKGLSLSKEAKGVMDSIVRDVFERIANEAASLVRHSKHSTLTSRDLQSAVRLLLPGQLHKHADVEGTKALLKFITRH, from the exons ATGGAGTTTGTCCTGCGGAGCACTACAGGAACGCCTGCCTTGCTGGGCGAGCGAGCG TCGCGAGCCATCAGCAGCGACCCAGCAATGGCTGAGCCCGCCTCACACGTGGCTTCTGAGGAGAACCTCAGCCTGGAGCCCAAGAGGATGGCCTCGCCCACCCCGAAGGAGAAGCAGCccaggcgccgccgccgccgccgccagggcAATGACTACAGCTTCGCTGCCTACTTCCCCAAGGTCCTGAAGCATGTTCACAAGGGCCTCAGCCTGTCCAAGGAGGCCAAGGGCGTCATGGACTCCATCGTGAGAGACGTATTTGAGCGCATCGCCAACGAGGCCGCCAGCCTGGTCCGCCACAGCAAGCACTCGACCCTCACCTCCAGAGACCTGCAGAGCGCCGTTCGCCTCCTGCTGCCCGGGCAGCTGCACAAGCACGCGGACGTGGAGGGCACCAAGGCCCTCCTGAAGTTCATCACCCGCCACTGA
- the LOC133752585 gene encoding LOW QUALITY PROTEIN: aurora kinase A-like (The sequence of the model RefSeq protein was modified relative to this genomic sequence to represent the inferred CDS: inserted 1 base in 1 codon): MTGKQWSSRDSNPSQAQKLIPAQKPVQKLKQAQAASVPRPVSKPPNNTPKSEQPPPSAPGNNPEKELTSNQENEECKKRQWTLEDFDIGRPLGKGKFGNVYLAREKQSKFILALKVLFKAQLEKAGVEHQLRREVETQSHLRHPNVLRLHGYFHDATRVYLILDXAPLGTVYRELQKLSKFDEQRTATSITELANALLYCHSKRVIHRDIKPENLLLGSAGELKIADFGWSVHAPSSRRTTLCGTLDYLPPEMIEGRMHDKKVDLWSLGVLCYEFSVGKPPFEANTYQGTYRRISRVEFTFPDSVKEGAKDFMSRLLKHNPSHRPTLAEVLEHPWVTAKSSKPSSCPNKEPASKQS, encoded by the exons tggagcagccgggactcgaacccttCACAGGCACAGAAGCTCATCCCTGCTCAGAAGCCTGTGCAGAAGCTGAAGCAGGCACAGGCGGCCAGTGTGCCTCGACCTGTCTCCAAGCCACCAAATAACACCCCGAAGAGCGAACAGCCCCCACCATCAGCACCCGGAAATAATCCTGAAAAGGAACTGACATCAAACCAGGAAAATGAAGAATGTAAAAAAAGGCAGTGGACTTTGGAAGATTTTGACATTGGTCGTCCACTGGGTAAAGGAAAGTTTGGTAATGTTTATTTGGcaagagagaaacaaagcaagTTTATCCTGGCCCTCAAAGTGTTATTTAAAGCTCAGCTGGAGAAAGCAGGCGTGGAGCATCAGCTCCGAAGGGAAGTGGAAACCCAGTCCCACCTGCGGCATCCTAATGTTCTCAGACTCCATGGCTACTTCCATGATGCCACCCGAGTGTACCTGATCCTGG GTGCACCGCTGGGAACCGTCTACAGAGAGCTTCAGAAACTTTCCAAGTTCGATGAGCAGAGAACTGCTACCTCTATCACCGAGTTGGCAAACGCCCTGTTGTACTGTCATTCAAAGAGAGTTATTCATAGAGACATTAAGCCCGAGAACCTGCTTCTTGGATCAGCTGGGGAGCTGAAGATTGCAGACTTTGGGTGGTCGGTACACGCTCCATCCTCCAGGAGGACCACGCTGTGTGGCACGCTGGACTACCTGCCCCCCGAGATGATTGAGGGCCGCATGCATGACAAGAAGGTAGACCTCTGGAGCCTGGGAGTTCTTTGCTACGAGTTTTCAGTTGGGAAGCCTCCTTTTGAGGCAAACACATACCAAGGGACCTACAGAAGAATATCACGGGTTGAATTCACATTCCCTGACTCTGTAAAGGAGGGCGCCAAGGACTTCATGTCAAGGCTGCTGAAGCACAACCCCAGTCACAGGCCCACTCTGGCAGAAGTCCTTGAGCACCCATGGGTCACAGCGAAGTCATCGAAACCCTCCAGCTGCCCAAACAAAGAGCCCGCCAGCAAACAGTCTTAA